AGTGCATTCGGAGGGCATGCATGTTGTCTCAGTGGCATTTGCCGATGATCGTCGGCGCTTCTCTTTCCCTTCTATCCGTAATCGGTGCCCAGGCGCAGGACGCGCAATTGCCCGTGGTGACCGTCGCCAAGCCGGTCGTGCGGGATGTCATCGACAGCGACGAGTTCATCGGCCGCTTCGAGCCTGTCGACGAGGTGCAGGTCCGCGCCCGCATCGGCGGTTATCTCGACGAGGTCAACTTCACCGACGGCGCCCTGGTGAAGAAGGGCGACAAGCTCTTCGTCATCGACCAGCGGCCCTATCGCACGTCTCTCTCTCAGGCCGAATCGACGCTGGAATCGGCGCGCTCCTCGCTGGAATTCGCCGAAGCCCAGTTCAAGCGGACGCAATCGCTGACGGGCACCGGCACGCTTTCGGTCTCGACGCTCGACGATCACCGCCGCGAACTCCTGTCGGCGCAGGCGCTGGTGCGCGGCGCGGAAGCGGCGGTCGAGCGCGCCAAGCTCGACCTTGACTACACCACCATCACCGCGCCGCTCAGCGGCCGCGTCGACCGGCGCCTGCTGTCGACGGGCAATCTCGTTCAGGCTGACCAGACAGTGCTGACGACGATCGTGTCGCTCGACCCGATCGATTTCTACTTCGACGTCGACGAACGGCGGCTGCTTTCCTATGCCCGGGTCGCGCGCGAGCGCGGCAGCGCGCTGCAGGAAGGCGGCGGCTCGCTCGAAGTGCTGGTCACCATCGCCGACTCGCAAGAGGAGCCGTTCAAGGGCAAGCTCGACTTCGCCGAAAACCGCGTGGATCCGCAGAGCGGCACGATGCGCGTGCGCGCCCGTCTCGATAACCCGAGCCTCGTGCTGCAGCCCGGTCTCT
The nucleotide sequence above comes from Ensifer sp. PDNC004. Encoded proteins:
- a CDS encoding efflux RND transporter periplasmic adaptor subunit encodes the protein MLSQWHLPMIVGASLSLLSVIGAQAQDAQLPVVTVAKPVVRDVIDSDEFIGRFEPVDEVQVRARIGGYLDEVNFTDGALVKKGDKLFVIDQRPYRTSLSQAESTLESARSSLEFAEAQFKRTQSLTGTGTLSVSTLDDHRRELLSAQALVRGAEAAVERAKLDLDYTTITAPLSGRVDRRLLSTGNLVQADQTVLTTIVSLDPIDFYFDVDERRLLSYARVARERGSALQEGGGSLEVLVTIADSQEEPFKGKLDFAENRVDPQSGTMRVRARLDNPSLVLQPGLFGRVQIEGSNTYKAVLIPDEAIGADQNERIVYEVTGDGTVVTKPVRLGPKLHGYRVIRSGMTGDETIVVNGLMRARPGTKVKPETVQLPPEAQAAGAAQ